The sequence below is a genomic window from Chelonoidis abingdonii isolate Lonesome George chromosome 6, CheloAbing_2.0, whole genome shotgun sequence.
GTTGAAGAActgcaactctcctcagttgtttttcctcagtcttgattcctatgggccttacctatcagctctctgagcttaccaaaatccgccttcctgaatccattgtctctgttttgctgtactccttctgccttcttagaattgcaaactctatgatttcatgatcactttcacccaagcttccttctactttcaaatctATGAGTTCCTCccatttgttaaaatcaagtctagaacagcttctccagtagctttttcaacttctgaaataaaaagttgtctgcaatgcagtccaggaacttattggatagtctgtcgCGCGTGTTATTTTCCAACATATATCCGGATAGCTgagtccccatcaccaccatcaCTTGGGCtgtggatgattttgttagttgtttaaaaaaaaagctctccACTCTTCACCTGGTTAGgtgcctgtagtagactcctagcatgacatacACCTTGTTTTTTACCTCTTTATCTACCCAGACTCCAACACTTCGTCTCCTATGTCCtctcacctcagtccaagtgtgcacatcttaatatataaggcaacacctcctccctttttcccctgtctatccttcctgagcaaactgtaCCATCACCACAACCTTCCAATCAGTGTATTActcaccaagtttcagtgatgccaacaatgtcatagttgtgcttatttattagcacttccagttcttcctgcttattacccatacttctcttttgttataggcatctaagatactggttgatcttgcctcccagttttgcctgaccctcctttctctctgcattaTCGCCCACGCTCCTCCTGTTTCCGACcctctcccaggtcttcatgttccccacttactttgggctttgctcacctgtcccgtcgaacctagtttaaagcctcctcactaggttagccagtctgtgtgcaagtAGGGTCTttccctcctcgaaaggtgaatgctatctctgcctagcagtccttctcAAATagatcccgtggtcgaggaagccaaagcctcctggcgacaccatctttgcagccaggcattcacctctatGATGCATCTGTTTCTGCCGGGCTCCTTTTGCCAGAAGAATCGAAAAGAAAttccacctgcgctccaaactccttcacccgtactcccagagccctgtagtcactcttgatccgctcagtgtcacacctcgcagtatcattcatgcccacatggatgagtagcatggggtagtagtcagaaggctggataatcctcgacaatgcctctgtaacattttggatacaggctcccggcaggcagcatacctcctgagatgaaatgtcagggcaacagatgggcgcctccgtctccctcagcagagagtctccgaccaccactaccctacgtttcctattttcagtggtggcagcagacctccccgccttaggggtacgaggcttctcctcctttactgtagggagtgattccttctctcctgtatcaagaagtgcataacggttacctattaccacagtGGGAGGGTTCTCAGCAGGGGgggagcactgcccgctgccagaagtaaccacaTCTGCAATGGCAGAACAGCCATAGATGGTTAGTGAGTGGTAGTGAAGAAGTCAAGTGCAAGGACAGTCAGGATGCAAGCTGTGATTTGAAGGTGCGTTTGCTGAGCTCCTGGGCTGTGTAGAACAGTGACCCAGTACCAGAGGCCCTTACTGAATGGCCATTGGCTGCAGCAGTAAGTGGGTATCCTTCCCACCTAGTCAGAGAAAAGATGGTCAgctgcttattattatttttgcatgTCTAAAAATGTGATAGGCACCTTCCAAACAAGTAAGATACAATCtttatcccaaagagcttattcTAAATGTAAGACAAGAGCAAGTCTAAGCAACAACTaatttggagggtgggggaagaaggagggcgGAAGAGTGCATAAGATTACAAAAAGAAGGATATGTGGTTATGTAAGTGTGCCAGGTTTTTAGTTACTGACAGACTGATGAAGCTGGGAGGGATGCAGGTGATCGGAGAAGATGGGGATATtgtggaagaagaggaagagagagggagaaattaCAGATCGGTAGAATAGCTAACAGCCAAAGAGGAAAGTTAGGGAAGACTGAGAACAAATGGAGATCTTGAGGGAAGTAAGAGCAGCAGGAACGTGGCTGTGAAACCATCTGACAATTCAGTGCATCAGTTACTTCTCTTTCATTTGCTTTATAAACTGCACTGCATTTCTGTTTGATTAGGACAGACAACACTGGAATGAAACATGTGTCTTAGCTGGAAGGAGACCCAAAAAGTTATTCTTGAAGTAATCTGTGTTCTCTCTCAAATTACtggcattgtgatcatctagagaTGGCAATGTGTTACGCTTGAAATAGCTGTTCCATTAAACCGTGGAGCACTCTCAAGTAATTAGACTTCCTGTTATGACTGTCTGTTACAGTGCCGGAATGCTATGACTCTTCCAGTAGCTGCTGGTATTTCATTACTGTGATGCCTCTGAGACACTTGCAGTGGGTATTTCACCCTGTTTTATGGTAGTAATGTTTCATCTTTCTGCTGATGGTATCGTGCGTTGCTGCtatgagctttaaaaaaagaagctaaaataaaagcatcttttgttttttctaggATCTCTTTCATTGACTTGGCTGGCAGTGAGAGGGCAGCTGATGCCAGAgactcagacaaacaaacaaaaatggaaggAGCAGAAATAAACCAAAGCCTTTTAGCTGTAGGTTACTCACATTTGTAGGGAAGATTTTTGTAATTATTGTTCTTTAGGTTGGTTCTTAGACTGACAGTAAAAAAGGAAGTAACATGTGGATGGATCCCAATGGAAAATACACAATGCTAAATGCTGACAATTAAATTGCTCTCTAGTCATGAATCAGATGAGAAGAAAAAGGTTTTTTTGTGAGGAAAAACaactttctaaatatatttcTACAGCCAGATAAAGAGAGCACTGAAAAAAGTCAGATATTTTATAGTAAGTCTATGCCATCTTTTCTATAGTAAATTCAGGCTCTCTTTATCTGTGAGGCTTAATGCAAGTTTATGAAAACATTAAGATCCACTACTGAAAGGCCCTCTAGAATTGgagagtatttattattattatggtgaTAATCTCAACTCTAATTTTGTGCATATAAACACATTCTAATACCCCAGAACAAATGGTTGGAACCACTGTTGTCCATTAGTGTACCACAAAAAACTGTTACAGGACACAGAAATCAGGCAATTTAGATCCAAGGTTCCTACAACAACCTTATCTCCATCCACTTAAGTCATATATGcaggtaaatattttaaatttcacacTGCTGTGTGATTTTTATGTGGTGGAACCTATTGTAATATTTGTGTACAACACCTTTTATTTTGTTATCGGAATGCAAAATTATGCCTCTGAAAAGTGGGAGGAAAACCATTCCCCTGATTGCCTCTGTTCtcatacaatagaacctcagagttacgaactgaccagtcaaccatgtacctcatttggaaccggcagcacccaatcaggcagcagcagagacaaaagaataaaagcaaatacaatgcagtactgtgttaaacataaactactaaaaaaaaaaaaaaaaaaaaaaaagggaaagcagcatttttcttctccataataaagtttcaaagctgtgttaagtcaatgttcagttgtaaacttttgaaagatcaaccataatgttttgtacagagttacgaacaatctccattcccgaggtgttcgtaactcttaggttctactgtaattccAAAAAATCTGGATGAATTTTTAATCATACTTTCCAGAAAATTTTCCTTCGGGCCAGGGGAAAAGCGTGAGACTTTTCATGCTGAAAGGAAATATTATGAAGACATTTATAAGCTCATTGAAACAAGTgtttaaagagagagagtcaACTTGATATTAGTGAGTTTGAGAGTTTAAAGTATTTTCCTGTTAAAAGGAGTAAAGCCCGCCCATGAGTCTCTCTACCAACTTTTGTTGTTTTAgagttggaatttttttttcatttcttgctGTGTGAATAACCCATACAAAATTGACTATGCaagacagtgaaactgactaaaagTGCATTACAAAGCACTTTGTGAATAAATTCAAAAGAGAAACTTTTTCTTCTCTAGTCTCCCCTCAAGGTGCAATCACAGGGGTCTACCATTGAACCctaccccaagcagagttttTACCCCAAAAAGAGAGAAATACCATAGAATTTTAAGAGTAATTCACCATTGGAACAACATTGGAATCTgctgtggcagattctccatcacttgaactctttaaatcaaggctggatatCTTTTCAAAAGATctgctatagctcaaacagaagtttaTGGGCTCAGTGCAAAAATTATTGGATGAAGTTCTCTGGCCGATGTTGTTAGTAGCTCAGACTAGACTATCATAATGGTCACTTTGGGCTTTAAAATTTATGACATTCACTAGAGACTTTGTTGCTATTGATTTcatgtggaaggtgctcagatacttgtTATGATCAGCAGTATAAAACTCTAAAATGGAGAGAGAATCTCTTTCAGTTAGAGTCCTCTTAGATGTAATttctaacaaaaattaaaatacattcagaaaaaaatgtgatttgaaGTGGATGGTGTCTCATTAAGAATGCAATGTCTGTCTCAAGCTGGAGTTACTACCACAGTACTGTAATCTATCTCAAGATATTTTCTCCTCTCGCTGCTAGTACTCTCACTAGTAATGGCTTGCCTCAATGGGCCCACAGTCCATTTCCTCCATTGTAGAAAGCATCAGAGTCTGGTACGGATTGTGACACACTTCTACTTGTGCTGGTGAAGACACATGGTAAAAAGAGAGGGACATTGGAAAATGTCAGTCTTTTAATAGGCAACGAATAAATCAAGAGGCAGATGTGTCTCCAAGATTATGTGCTGTTCTTGCTGATAATTATTAACAAGAAAATAGATCATGGGTATCTTTTTCAGGAAGGCTCACTTGCATTTAACTCctcaagtcccattgattttaatgggagttctATAGCTAAATCCCACTCTCTGTGTTGAAAGTGAAGCCCTAATGTTTTGTGCGTGTCCATTATTAATCTATCAAAGAGATTCTTTTGTTATGGGATGGTGAAATAGTCAGGCTTTAAGACTGCAAGTGTTATTGTGCACATGTTTAACTGTGGGTCTCCGGAAGCTGGTAGCCTTCCCCACTCCTTGTAAGGAAGCATAGTCTAAGGATATAAGGGTAATAAGGGAAATAGTGACCTCTCAGTTTTGGGTGCAGGTGTCTCTCCTTTTTCTTGTGTGACtgatacatttttttctctcactctCCTTTTTAGTTAAAGGAATGTATTCGGGCTCTGGATCAGGAACATGCTCATACTCCTTTCCGGCAAAGCAAATTAACTCAGGTAAAACCAAAAACCAAGCCAGTGACTGACACTGCACTGAACAGAGTTGAAATGAtagtaataaaatgaaataagcCATGATTTGGTGACTGTATATTGTTAACCCTTTGGAGACTGGACACTTGCATAGCTTCCCAAGCATGCATTCTGATCATAGAGGAAAACATCAGCATTCATAGAGTTAATACCAGCTGACAGCAAAAGCTATAAACAGTTACTCCCCGGAGTATGGTGTGGTGGAGAGTTTACTAAACTCCAGGATAAAGTTACTTTACTTCTATGTGAAGTTCTATATGGAGAATCTTGTAGGCTAATTGTTCTGAGATATTCATATGGTGGACAACCACTTAAAGAGATAGTCTAGTGATTACATTCTTTGTGGTACTATCATGCAAGCTTTAATCAGTATTAGGTTACTCTAATTGTAACAAATGCTTTATTCTCCCAAACACACCAGCACTTTTGGGGTGCCCAGAAAGAAAATGGGCTTGTTTAAAGGACAGATTCAACACttgaattcattttaaattttacatgAAAAATCGCAATTGAGATAAGTTGTTtaggtgggagaagagagacacACTTGGTTCTAAACTGTttaactggattgtttaaaagaaatacattagTTGCTAAGAATGTTAAGCtgtatttttcctcctcctccaaggtACTAAAAGATTCTTTCATTGGAAATTCTAAGACATGTATGATAGCTAATGTGTCACCTAGCCACATAGCTACAGAACACACCCTGAACACGTTAAGATATGCTGACAGGTAGGTGACTTAAATTTTCCATGTTGAGAGTCAAAAAGGAGTAATAGTTTGGGATGAAAATATTTAGATTGCATCAACTGGTGAGTTCACAGGGCAAAGAGCAAAAAATGCAACTTACAGCGCATAAACATAATCTTCATCTGCTGCACTATTATATTGAGGCACTTAATGCTCTGGGTCTTTTAAATTCTTCTTTCAGAGGATATGTAATTTAGGTCCTAACAGCTTGCAGTGATTCAGAATCTCATGGTACTCCTCGTAACAGTAAGGTTGATAACCCCAACATCCTTGACAAACTAGtgttgtttgtattatggtactTCCCAGAATGTTAGATGCTGTCCATACCCAGAGGAAGATGGATTGTGAACTCTTCGGGGCAAGGACTCAGAACACAAGCAACACAGAAAAGGGTGGAGGAGACAGATAAGAGACAATCAAAAATGTTCTTGATATCAGCTATCACCAAAAGCCATGTTGTTAGTTAGTTAATTTCCTATAGACATCAAGATGGACGTGGGTCTTCAGGAGGAatttggaggagaggagaagtAGATACAATTTCCTTTAGTTTAAATTGGTCAgaggtattcttcacttcctaatttaaacttgtcataaatagatagctaagggttaatgtttcttttacctgtaaagggttaacaaagggaaccaaacacctgaccagaggaccaatcaggaaactggatttttcaaagtcaggaggatttttggggtctgagtctgtGTGTGTTCTCTAGCTATGAGaggtctttctatcttctaaatcttctgtttccaaattgtaagtaaggcagaaaaacaatataggcttttatgttgtttggtatTGTTATTATCATGTGTGGTAGCTTGCTGGAGGTTTCAAATTGGATTATCTTTTGAATCAgatggttattcatattttttcttgtaAGCAATACTGTATAATGTATCATATAATAAAGAgaatttttgattgtttttttctttctttttttatatacaaagctttcttttttaagattgtttgagttttctcttctGGGCTTAgcgctaaggaacgaagggggggacttctcttgtgttagatctacggagggtaagctctgtttaagcactggaattTGGGATGGTAGGGAAGAGATAGAAATATCTCTGTTTCCTTTGTATTTGCGGTTGTGTCTCTTTTGTGGAGGGTAAGgcgagacatgcttcttgtattgttgATGTTTAAAGAGATCTGCATCAGTAACTCtcggttagcccagagaggaagtctgtggtgggagagagatgggggaagggagtggttatttccctttgttgtgtgAGACTCAGTGTCTCGAGTTTGGGGTcttccagggaaggttttggggaggccagagggggccaaaaccctggaatttttggatggtggcagcgagatcaaagctaagctggtaattaagcttagaagggttcatgctaggcacccagatttctggatgctaaggtcaagatttgggaaagatgcttatgataaaaCAGTTGTGTATTGTTCCCCATTGAAACAGCTGCTACAAACCTCCATAGAAGTAACTGTATTTCTGCAGCAGATGATCTGATGCCTCCATGGATTAGCCAGTGATTAAAATCCAAATTGTGACATTGAAGTCAATATTTAATGTACCAAAGTATTAGTTTGCTGTAATGAGACTGTAAATTATTTGAAAGCATTTAATTTTTCTAATGCACTATCCTTATTTACAGGGTAAAAGAACTGAAGAAAGGGATTAAATGTTGTACCCCCGTCACAAACAGATGTCGGATAGCTGGAAATGTATCTCCAAAACGGATCCAAAACTCTCCTTCCGCGCACGTGGGAGATAAGAGCTCTCCAAAGAAAGTAAAACTAGGACTTCATCATCCTTTAAGTTCTTTGAGAATAAAGGCATCCCCGTCAGTGTTCCATCCAACCAATGTCCCTTTTTCCTCTACCCCAAAAGGAGCCAAGAGTCATGCCCACAAAGGAAATCCAAGCTCACCATGGCTCAATCACACCAGTCCCATTAAAGGAACGCTAAAGATAGGGCATCCCATGAAGAAAAAGACTGATGATCTGACACTGCCGTCTGAGAAGCATCATACTGCGAAAGATTTTGTTGTTGCTACAGCTGCAGTCCCAGAGACAAGAGAGAGTGGGCAAGGAGATAATTGTATTCAAGATAAACAACCTGTCAGATGCCTGAAAGTACAGACTGTGCAACCTGTACAAAAGCAGCTCATTTCCAGAAACGGCTTTTCCTTTGGAGATGGAAATCACCCATCAGACAGCAGTCAGCGCTCTGCAAATGTTTTTACCAAACAGTGCATTGAAACCTGGGAAAATCTCCCTCCACATCAGAAAGAAAGGGAACAACATTTGCGTCTTTACCACCAGCAGTTTCAGCAGCCACCTATTCTACAGCAGAAGTTGAACTATCAACCACTTGAGAGGTTTTTAGCCCAATACAAGCCCCAGGAAACTGGAGTTAAACAAGACCAGATCCTTCCTCCCACGGACTCACAATGCAAAGAGGGGATGCTGCTGGAAGACCTGGACGACAGTGATTTTAGTGAAGACTCTTTCTCACCTATATCCAGCCAAAGGAAAGTTAAAAGAAACACCAGTGAGAGCAGCCaactttcatttttccttcatcAGAGAGAACAAGAAagtgaggaggagaaaggccGAGAGAGACAGGGTTTATTTTTTGAACATGTAACACATACACATGAGCATGAACTTACTGACAGCTGGGACTATGGGAAGGGCTTTGCATTTCCAGAAGCGGGGGAGCCCATTAGAGATGGAGAAAGCAGCAAGACTCGGTCTGACTGGAGCACAGAGGATGACTTCACTATTGATTCTTCTGTGAACAATAATACTGCAGAAAAACCTTATTGCTTGCAGGAAGAACTTGTCAGTAACTGGAAAAACAGCAAGGATTTACCAGCTGATCATAAACAATACAAATCCGAATACAGACCTCTAGTTTATCCTGGTGAAAGCTCCACATTCCCAGAAAAGAGGACACAAAGTCCACAAGTTCCCCACACATTGGATTTAGGGACTACAAAATGCAACAAGATCAGCCTTCCACATGCACAAAGGGAAGAATCCATCAAAGATGGACAagctccagctgcaggaaacttAGAAGGGAAGAAACTAAAAAATGGAACTAGCCCCTGTGGAGCTTTTAATACTTCATCAGAATTCACTTCTGAGCTAATGGTCCCTCTGACAATGTCTCTCCTTGACAGTGAGGAGGCAGCTGATGCAGAGAACATCCTTTCTGATCAGGAAAAGGCTCTCCAAGTGAAACAGATGTTGGAAAGAAAAACCATTAGCCCCAGCAAAAGGTTAGAGGGAGAGGCCAGGCAGTTTCTTAGAAATAAAGCCTCACCAACAGGCAGGATGCCAGAGCTGGGTGAACAAATGGACCACAGTGAAAGGAAGTCCACTCTGCAGCACTCCCCACAAACTGAGAACAAGTGGCTCTCACAGTCCTGTCGTGATGCAAAGCCTTCTTGTGGCCCTGGAGGTTCATCTTCATGGAACACACATCGAAGTTCTATTAATGGTTTATTTGTCCGAGATGAAGACTTGACAGAAGCATCAGCATCTGTCAGAGTCAAAAACCCTTGTGGAGAGAATGAAGATGAATTGTTTCTTCATAACTTAAAGTGCAGAGAATACCTGGATAACAGCAGGCAGTATGATGCTGATACTGAGAATACCACTGGTAGTCTGCTGAGCGGCCCAGAAAAATCTAGCCTGGGTAAAGGACCCAATGTGGGGCCCACGGCTCAGACTGTACATGCTGATTTGCCTGAAAAGGGTTATTTTTCATTTGCACCATCCATTCTGAATGCAGGAAGAGTGGAGGGTACAACTTCATCCCCCTCTAGAGAAGGCAGCCCACTGCAGCCCAGGTCAGAATtcaggagcaaggacttgaaccatTCTGAAGATACATTCAAGTTGTCATTCAGTGGTGAGGAAATAGGGCTGCTTAAGAATAAACTGATGCAAAGTATTTTTACACAAGACTGTTTTGATGCTGCACAACAGGATTCAAGATCCGTTACGAAAGAGATCAGATCATTAGCAAATCAAAACACTCACCCAAATCCATCCATCATTAGCACCCAGATTGATACGTCAGAAACATCAAACCGGCACAGAGAAGCCCTCGGAAAGGCACAGTAAGTTTGTATCTGCTACACTATCTTCTGTTGTGTGAACTAGAAACACTGAACAAACACATTGTACATTTGCTTAAATGTTTTATATAGTGCTATATGtactacacaaacacacacacacacgcacacttttTTGTAGTCAGATATATAGAGAAGTTGTTAGATAACTACTGCATCCATTCAGAAACAAATATGAAACAGCCAGTCCAGCTAACCAGATAATGAAATCAGACACTCACCTTCAAGATAGATAATGGGAGGGCAATGTCTAGCTTTTACTAACAGACATGGATCCGGCTGACCTGGCTGTGACTCAACCCATTTCAGACAGAAGCAGTGCTTGCTGGCAGAGAGAAGCACCTAGAGGAATTAATAGAGGTGTCTGCACTGTGTATTGAAGGTCGTGTGCCTGACTTTCACCAACATGGTTCACAGTCTCAAGGTTCTATTGGGCAGCATTTTTGCTCCTGGATTTCAGCTGGTAAGAGGCATTATGAGCCACTGTGCCATCACTGACTAGCCAAGAAGCTGTGGGCCACTCCCCACTTAGTCATCCATGGCTAGACCACTGTCCTTGGGGCTCAGACGGTAGCTGGGGTACAGAAGGTAGCTGCTCAACCTTCTGCGTTGTGTGGTCCAGCATAAATACATAGCTTCTGTGCTAAGGTCTCTGCACTGGCTTCGTGTTTATTTCTAGACTCAGTTCAAGGTGTTGAAGACTCTTCTTTTCTTGTACCCCATCATCACAGCAAAGACCAGCTGAGAAGTACTTGCAGCTGAAGCCTGTTTAAATACCCCaggccagctcttcagctgatgtaaattggcataggccactgaagtcagtggagtgacatCAGTGTACACTACATGAAGATCTTGTCTGGAATATGTTTAGTGGCAGGGCCTTCCCACCTGAAGCCCTCCATCTGTGGAATTTCCTCTCCTTAGAAGTTTGTCAGAGCCCACTAATAATCGTTACAGGTGGAACGGAGGGCTACGTAACcatcattatttttttattatgttaatTAGGCAGGTTGTGATTCAAGCCCATCGAGAGCAGCTGGATGAAATGGCATCCCTATGTTTTAAGGAAGAGACCTTGATAAATCAGATGTCGGCAGCAGTAAGTGTTTCAAATGATGACTTCAGTGCTCACTGAACTTCTCTAAGAATCCTAAAGAGCATTAATCTGAATTAGTGACATCCTACCATCAATTCCTGTTCTCAGTCTCTCCCCTTTTTTGGAGCCTACCTTTATCTGAGCCCCGAGTCAGATTAAATAGGAGACTGCTCAGTTCCAAGACTTCTTGTGCTTTGGCTGATCTCCACTCTGCCAGTTACTTGGCTAGAGATTTGAGAATGACATGCTGACTAcaaacagtttaatttaaaacatctttttctTATCTCACACCAGTCTCCAGGGATATCACAGCATTCACATCCCGCATGAAGCTTTTGTCACTGCAGTGTGGGTTAAATGACAGTCAGTAGTACAGAAACATGATTTCTCCCTGTACATAGACGTTAATAAAATGTCCTCACACATCAGTCTCTCACCTGGGATTCCCTTACCGGTCCCACCACAGATCTGCTGATTCCTAGTCAGCAAGGCCTTGCTCTCTCAGTTCTTTCTACTGTGCCCTGCTCCATTACCGCAGCTCTGGCTTGCTTCCCTCAGTCACACTACGGATTTCTtaggacagtggctctcaaccagagCACATGTGctcctgggggtacgcagaggtcttccaggaggcacagcaactcatctagagatttgcctggttttacaacaggctacataaaaagcattagtgaagtcagtaccAACTAATATTTCATACAGGCAATGATGTGTTTATACTGCACTAtagactgaaatgtaaatacaatatttatattccaattgatttataattatgtggcaaaaatgaggaagtcaggaattttccagtaatattgtgctgtgacactttgttatgtttgtctgattttgtaagcaggtagcttttaagtgaggtgaaacttggaggtacacaagacagatcagactcctgaaagggatacagtagtctggaaaggctgagagccactgccttaGAATATccttgtcacagttcagggcaactgtcCCTGTATCCCCCTTTAGGGTCCAGGCAGGGTTCCCACTCCGGGCTCCTTTTCTATCCCCTCTCTGGGGTGGAGACCCTTGTGTGTCTTCCTCCAGATCAGCATATTTCCAGGCAGCACAGTTCCCAGACTATGGTGTGGTATCCTCAGCAAAAGACAGACTTCCAAAGCAggcctgcttcacttctctcctcaGAGAGAGTAAACAGTGTAATTGACCACAGGTAAGTTACCACCCAGCTCATTCTACAAAAACACATTAATCCTtagggtaaaagcattacagagaaaagatattaaaacaataaaagaacctgcaTGTAtgttaataagcttaccagagatcaccccggCTGCAACCAGGATTCAAGGTGCTGATCAGTCCTCCAAGCTCCACCCAGGGGGTTTTCTGTGGTCACACGTTCATCACAGCTTTCGCTCAGAACAAACACACTCATTAGTTATACAGTTGGTCTTTGAACTTCCCTAATGTAACAGGTGAGCAgcagcaacccccaccccctccatcccTGCGAAGCTTCAGAGGTTGAGTCCACAGGGAGAAGTCTGCAATCCCCTTCTCCTTAGTAGTTCCTAGGAATTCCACTTCTCAAAGATTGTCCCAAAAGATCAGTCATGTCTGCTGCATTGTTCAGCATAATCTTTTGAAGCTCACAACACTTCCCAGAGATTGCATGAATCTTGTCTTCCTCCTGAAGACGTTCCATACAGTCCCACAATAATCCATACTCCTTTGTATTTGTAATACAATGAACTCCGACAATACTTAGACTTAATTCAATacagtttaacttaattcagtcaGTTTCATCCAGGGTATCACAGGAAATTGAATAACTGTCACAATCCGCACCTTGGGTTTTAGTCCCATTACCTTGTGCAGGCATCTGCACAGCCCCATGTGCACCATTACCAGCCAGTGCTCTCGGGTTATCCTCTTCTATTGCTTGTAAAAGCACACGGTTCTCAGCTGATTTTGTAGCAAGGCCCTCTGCTCCTCTCAACCCAGAATTGTTTTACTTTACATTTCCCAGATCGCTGTCTTGCTGCCTTTTCAGCTCTGTGTCTGTATCACTGACACTAAGCTCCCCTTCTGTATCATCTATGGTCATAGGCATTTTCATTCCAAACAGCTTCAAACTTCAAGTGTGGCTATAGGGACTCTTGCCTCAGAGAATTCAGAAGG
It includes:
- the KIF24 gene encoding kinesin-like protein KIF24; translated protein: MASCLYECLCEAELEKYYPQFVALGLQKIDELAKIAMKDYAKLGIHNMNDRKRLFQLIRIIKIMQEEEEGAGTTKQDFQPCDLYIQPQVTRSGPRRQLHFESLFEKKDGAVKDCELELQSFSDFCTNKEKESLVEILGHVLPEDSEDNKITKREILNVPGTCTQNELDCPTIYSSNNIAHLLGDSEAPIIQRVTHISGYNYGLPHSCIRSSTSEKEVPWTETDKIRVCVRKRPLGLREERRGEVNIIRVEDKETLLLHEKKEAVDLTQYILQHVFYFDEVFGEACTNQDVYMKTAHPLIQHIFNGGNATCFAYGQTGAGKTYTMIGSHQNPGLYALAAKDIFRQLEASQSRRDLCVWISFYEIYCGQLYDLLNGRRRLFAREDSKHVVQIVGLREVQVDTVDLLLEVILKGGKERSTGATGVNSDSSRSHAIIQIQIKDSANRTFGRISFIDLAGSERAADARDSDKQTKMEGAEINQSLLALKECIRALDQEHAHTPFRQSKLTQVLKDSFIGNSKTCMIANVSPSHIATEHTLNTLRYADRVKELKKGIKCCTPVTNRCRIAGNVSPKRIQNSPSAHVGDKSSPKKVKLGLHHPLSSLRIKASPSVFHPTNVPFSSTPKGAKSHAHKGNPSSPWLNHTSPIKGTLKIGHPMKKKTDDLTLPSEKHHTAKDFVVATAAVPETRESGQGDNCIQDKQPVRCLKVQTVQPVQKQLISRNGFSFGDGNHPSDSSQRSANVFTKQCIETWENLPPHQKEREQHLRLYHQQFQQPPILQQKLNYQPLERFLAQYKPQETGVKQDQILPPTDSQCKEGMLLEDLDDSDFSEDSFSPISSQRKVKRNTSESSQLSFFLHQREQESEEEKGRERQGLFFEHVTHTHEHELTDSWDYGKGFAFPEAGEPIRDGESSKTRSDWSTEDDFTIDSSVNNNTAEKPYCLQEELVSNWKNSKDLPADHKQYKSEYRPLVYPGESSTFPEKRTQSPQVPHTLDLGTTKCNKISLPHAQREESIKDGQAPAAGNLEGKKLKNGTSPCGAFNTSSEFTSELMVPLTMSLLDSEEAADAENILSDQEKALQVKQMLERKTISPSKRLEGEARQFLRNKASPTGRMPELGEQMDHSERKSTLQHSPQTENKWLSQSCRDAKPSCGPGGSSSWNTHRSSINGLFVRDEDLTEASASVRVKNPCGENEDELFLHNLKCREYLDNSRQYDADTENTTGSLLSGPEKSSLGKGPNVGPTAQTVHADLPEKGYFSFAPSILNAGRVEGTTSSPSREGSPLQPRSEFRSKDLNHSEDTFKLSFSGEEIGLLKNKLMQSIFTQDCFDAAQQDSRSVTKEIRSLANQNTHPNPSIISTQIDTSETSNRHREALGKAQQVVIQAHREQLDEMASLCFKEETLINQMSAADFENYVTKLDEILMLKSKCIQSMRAQLQLYLACPETDATLQRTTTP